The DNA region CGGGACCCAGCTTACTCGACGTCAATTCGTTCTCGGCAAAACACTCGGCCGTAGCGCAGCTCTTGCCGTCCCAATTGTCGCTGGAACTATCGTCGTCGTCGGCTCCGATATCTTCCAGTATGGCCGTTTCTCGGTCCCACTACTGGTCGGACTACTACTCATTTCCCTCGGCTATGTGTTTGCATGGGTCGGGGTGACAGTGGGGCTGTCGGCTGCGAGTTCGTCAACGGCTCGTGCTGCCGTAATCGTCTTCGGTGTAACGCTCTTTCTCGGTGGTTTCTGGAACTCCCTCACGCTCCCATTCCTCTGGCAGTTTGTAACCGGCTCCGCACCGAGCAACCAGATGGCAAATTCGGCAGCTTTCGAGGCTGCAAAGTGGCTCTCGCTTCCGAGCGCGTACTACGTCCTTACCGACTGGCTTCTCGGCGGGCCTGTCGGGCCCGCGAGTGCGGCTTCTCAGGTCTCCGATGCTCTTAGAAGAACTGGACAGGCCACATCGACGGGTCCAGTGATTCCTCTATGGACTGCCCTTATAATCGCCTCTGCGTGGCCGGCGATAGCTCTGAGTGGCGGTACAGCGGTCTTTCGACGGAATGATGTCGCCCCAGCCAGCGGGACGGGAATTCTTCAGAAGCTCTGGAATCTATCCCCGTCACATCTCCTGTTGGGTCGGTTTCCATCCAAATGGATACCTGGCCAGAACAGTGTCGTTGACTCACTACCTGGGTCGTGGCAGCCGGTGGCTCGCCGCGAGTTCCGTCGTCTCGTTCGAACACCTGGCGTGTGGGTACTCGGCGTTCTCGTTCTCGGTGCTGGCGTTTTGAACCTCTCCCCGACCACGCTCGTTCAGGACTCGCTTGGTGCCCGTGTCCCGCTGGCAGGGCTTCAGACGCCTATCGCTTTGCTGGGCGGTGTTGGTATCCTCTTTGGCACTTTCCGGACGGTCACACGCGAACGCGATACTGGGAGCATCCGGGTGACTGCAGGCACCGCGGCCTCACGGGCAAATACCCTTGTTGGTCTCGTTCTCGGCCGTGCGAGCGCGTTCGCCGTTCCGGTCGTCGGTGCCGTTCTTGGGACCTGTCTCGTTGCAATCCCTCGATACGGGCTGGTCCCCTTTGATACGCTTGCCGGCCTTCTGGCAGTTACTCTCGTCTTTGTTGGCTGTATGGCTGGACTCGGTGTTGCAATCTCAACAGTCATACGGAGCCAATCCGTTGCTGGAACGGTGATTCTCGTGTTCACCGGGCTTCATTTTGCGTGGTTCCCGATATCGAACGCACTCTACGGTGCTGTCACTGGTACGAGTGTCGACGGGTTCGCTCCACCGAACAATCCGATATTCGTGTTCGTACGCTGGCTCCCACCGCTCCGACTGTTCAATGTCATTACAAACTCGATTCTCGGGGTCCCGAATTCGGCAGCATCAGCGGCCGGTGTCATCAGCGATCTGCAGGAAAACGTGATCTCGAATATCGTGGTCGTACAATCAGCCTATGGCTCGAACGTACCTGCGTGGTACCTGCATCCAACAGTTGCGTTCGTCGAGCTCATCCTCTGGTGTGGCATCCCGTTCGGGGTCGCACTCGTCCTCTATCAGTATCGTAGTGTTGACTAACCGCGACAGTATGTACATAGCAAACAGATCCTGGGTACGGAGAGATCAGGGCTGCTGTGGCTCAATTCTCTGACCTATATCAGCGTTCGCAGCTTTACCAAGCAACTGGTTCAGTCACCATCTCAGTAATCCGGCAAGTGAAGCGCGGTCATACAGCGGGCTTGAAGTATAGACTGGTCACTTGATAGTCGGTTGGCGAGCAATTCGACGGAAGACAGTCCGGCGAGACTTACACGTCACACCCACATCAGGAAGACGATTTACACACCGATCGCACCACTGTCGTGCGATCTGGTGTGCATTGATTTTCAATAGCTACTATATTATTGTGTCACTCAGAGCGTGTACATCGAGAGTTCTGGTCTCACCTACTGCATACGATAGTATCAACACAGTGAATGGTTCTGCTAGATGTTCTGTTGTTTTGGATCAAGCATAACAGATCGTAAGATCAGCAGCATTCCAACAGAGACGAGTATCCCTTGAACGAGCGCGGCTGAAAATAACGACGTGTTGAACGTATTGAGGATAAGTCCTTCACAAACCGCGCCGATTCCGATAAAGACGAATCCGACCGAAACGTAGAACATCGGACTGCTTTCACTCCGGCGATACGCATAGAACGCAAGATACGCAACAGAGAGACTCAAAGAGAGCGCGATCAGCTTTATGGCGATGATCGGGATGCTGATCATATATTCTCGCGAAAATTCTTCCAGAGCGTGGTGAAGTTGTCGGCGAGTTCGTCCCGTGTCTCGACGGACAGTTCGAGCTCACCGTCGGAAATGGCGACGTGGAGCGTTTCGATTGTCGTCTCGAACCGTTGTTTGTGTTCGCCACCAGAACCGATCGTCGAATGGACTCTGATGAGACCGTATTCCTGTAGGGTAGAGATACGACGGTAGATTGTCGCCAACGACGCATCACATCGCCGACTGAGCTCTTTCGCCGTCTTGGGGGTTTCATCAGCAGCTAGCAAGATTTCCCGAGAGTAGTCGTCTGCGAAAAGCTCTAAGAGGGTCGCAGACTGGCTGTTTTCCCCTGTCGTCATATCCTCATATTACGTGTTCATCTGCAAAGAAGCGACGATTTGGCCACACCAAACGTGTCGTTGCTATGAACAACAAAACGGAGCTCCCACGAAATCGAATCAGCTTTTCTACGAACGAGCAAAGAGCCAGCCTGCTTTATTTACCGGAGATCCAAATGGGAATAGGAATGCGATCGTCATCAAGACGCTACCTGAAAGCAGTAGCCATCAGTGCCGGTGCGTTCGTGCTCTTTGGGATTGTCACGGGCTTGATTCCGAATCCTCTCTACATTCGGCAGGTACCACGAACGCCGCTAGATTATCTCTTTCTCACTACTACTGCGGCCTTCCTGGGAGTATACACCTTGCAACGAACCAACAACCAGCGCAATGACGACAAGACAGCGACTGCAGGAACAGTGGTGGGCTTTCTGGCATTCGGCTGTCCGATCTGTAATGCGTTTCTGCTCGCCTTGTTCAGTAGCTCCGCACTAATGACGCATTTCGACCCGTTACGACCCCTCTTAGGTATCGTAAGCGTCGTGTTCCTTGCAGGACTTCTCTACAGCCGTTCACAGAGTTCGTGTGACGCCTGTGGTATGGAAGAACAGGGAAGTCAAACTCACTAGCAAGCATTCAGAATGACAGACACTGCAACAGGCGAAGCTGAAGACACGGACTCGAAGAACAGATGGCCCCTGATCGGGCTCGGCGGTGCCGTAAGTCTCTGCTGTCTCTTTGCGGCACCAGCAGCGACAGGTGCAGCCGGAACCACCGTTGCTGGAGGGGCCACAGCGGCATTCGGTGGCGGCATAATTCGAATCCTTGTTTCAGCCATAGCCGTTGGTATTGTTGGCGTTGCCATCCAACTGTGGCTCTCTTCGTCGTCCTGCGAACGATGAGCGCAGATCCACCTTCTTTGCTGGCGGTGCAAAACGCCAGACGATACTTGTTCGGATGATGGCAAGCCACGGATATGGATCGACGAAGGTATTTGCAGTCGATCGCTGCAGCCGGGACTACCGCAAGCGTCGCAGGTTGCTTCGGCGTACTTACTGAATCTGGCGCTGAGGGAACAGTCCTTGGCCCGCCTGAACAGGATCTAAGTGAAGCCGCTCACCCGAGCTACGGCGACGAGATGCCCGCGTTCACCGTCCCCGACCCGATTACGGGTGAAGATATTTCAACGACTGATTTTGAGGGGGAGCGAACCATCCTCTGGACATCGTTCTACACGAATTGTCCAGACGGCGTTTGTCCCGCCCTGATTCTCCGACTGCGGCGGGCACAGGAAGTCGCTACCGAGGGAGGCTACGGCGACGCCGCCGCCTTTCTCGCACACACCTTCGACCCCGAGCGCGACACGGCAGATGTCCTCCGCGAGTACGCCCGCCAGCAGGGGGTCAATCTCGACGCCGGCAACTGGCACTTCCTTCGGCCGGAGAGCTACAAAGCAGGGAAGGAACTGCTAGAAGAGCAGTTCGGACTCTTCATCGAGAAGCGACCTGCTGAGGATCTCGAGAATCTGGAGTATCAGTTCCCGCACTACGGGCTGATCCTCCTCGTGAACGAGCGTGGCATCGTCGAACGGGCGTACCCGAACGGTGCGTCGGTCGATGTCGAGATCGTCGAAAATGATTTTGAGCAGGTGGTTACAGGATGAAGCGTCGGGACCTCCTTGCTGGACTCGCTAGTGTCGGGGCAATTGGTGGCGCTGGGCTCGTTGGGGCAGGGACCGTTCCCGACACCTTCAACACCGGAAGCGAGACACCGGAGCCAGTCGAACCGACGACACTCGATACGATCGAAGCGCCAGGAAGCCGCGATGGTGAGGTGACGATTCCCCCAGATAATCAAGCCACATTCGTCGACTTCTTCGGGACCTGGTGTGCGCCCTGTGTGGAACAGATGCCAGCACTCGGTGAGGCCGAGGACCGGATTGGTGATGAGGTGCTATTCCTCTCGGTAACGACCGAAGACGTTGGTGGCTCGGTAAGTGAGGAAACAGTCGTCGAGTGGTGGCGCGAGAACGACGGCGACTGGTTAGTCGCTGCTGACGTGACCGCCGAACTTGCAGCAAAGCTCAACGTCGGATATTACCCGACTGCTGTGGCACTCGATGCGACTGGGCGAATCCAGTGGTCTGAAAAGGGTATTCATACCGCTGACGAGATCGTCTCTGGCATCAAAACCGCTCTCAACGCATGATCAGCGAGGCACTTCTGACGAATGTCTCGTTCGCGCTCACAGCGGGTGTAGCAACGTTCTTTTCACCGTGTGCCTACCCGCTGCTACCGGGCTACGTTGGCTTCTCCGTGAACTCTACTGACACCGAAAGCGCCTCTGTCACAGGCTCCGGGATTCGAGGTGTGGCAGCCGCATTTGGCGTTCTTGCGACGTTTGCGTTGCTGGGCGGGGCAACGGCGTGGGTCGGCCACGAGGCACTGTCAGATATCACCATTTTCGAGACGCTAGTCGGCGGATTGCTCATCGTCTTCGGATTGCTTGTCGCATTCGACCGGGCTCCGTCACTGTCATTATCACTTCCAAAGCGCCGCTCAAGCGTTCTCGGCTTCGGTCTTTTTGGCGCGGGATACGCACTGGCTGGTGCCGGATGCGTCGCCCCAGTCTTCCTCGCAGTCGTAGCCCGGGCCATCACCCTCCCGACTGAAGCAGCGATCCTCGTATTAGGGGTCTACGCCGGCATCGTTGCTGTACTAATGGCTGCAACAACCGTCGCAACTGGAGTCGGTATCATCAGTAACGCAAATCGCGTAATGGCACATTCCGGGTGGTTCAAGCGGCTCGCCGGCGTTGTGATGATCGTTGCTGGAGTCGGCCAACTCTATCTCTCGCTCATTGTATACTGAACAATCATCCAATGATGGGCGACCGTCGGAGGATATGACTTCTCCCTTCAGAGATGACGTTGGTCAACGTATTCGCGTGTTTTTCCCTGCAACACGTATTCGATCTGTTGGAGGTCTTCGATCGTCCTCGAACCAGTGATAAACATCGCCGTCTGTAGTTCCGCAATCAGATCCTCGACTCGCTCGATCACGGCTTCAGCACCCTCTGTAGCCGGTGTCAGGAGCGGTTTCGCCAGCCTGCCGGCGAGTACACCTAGCGCAATCGCTTTTGCCACGTCTAATCCTGTCCGGACACCACCACTCGCAATTACGCAGTCGTGTTCGGCAACACACTCGATCGTACTCTTGCCGACGCTGCCCTTCCCGGTGAAGAAGAGGTACCGTGTCTCGTCACCCAATAGAAGCTGGTCGGCGATCGCGTCAGCGTCAGTCATCGACTCGAAGTCGACCGCAGTCTCGGCGTCGACATCGGTTGCAGTTCCGACTTCGACGGTCGCCTCGTCGCCGTCGTACAGGACGCCACCGACATCTTCGAGGAGGTCGAGTCCCGAAACCTCGCCCGGCTGGAGTGGATACGTCGCCATCGCGTCGGCGTCGAACTCCGTCCGTGCGCGCTCAATGGCGGCCTGCTCGTCTGCACGCTTCTCCTCGAAGAACGGATCTTCACACACCGACTCGGGGAGGTGGCCGTTGACGATCAGCAGTTGGGACTCGATCTCGAGCTCGCCGAGCAGTTCGCGCATCGGTTCGATCGTCTCCTGGCGGTACTTCTCGGCGGCGGTGTCCGGATCGATCTCCTGGCCGAAGATATCCGAGAGATTCGGCGCGAGGTCAGGCAGTGTCTCGTAGTCGTTGTCGGCGAGCCAGGTTGTCGTCGCGCAACGCACGGTGCTCTTGCCGACACCGCCTTTGCTACTGAAAAAGACGAACTCGGTCTCTTCACTCGTTGGCTCGACGATCGCTCGTGCGTCGGTGGGTGTTTGTGCTGCCTGATCGCCCGCGAGACTTCGACATTCTCGAATTCTGCTTCGAGTTGATCGAGGGCAGCACTGACTGCAACGAGTTCGTCGTCGGGTCAGGACCACAGACGCCGGTGGAGCAACACATCGCCTCTTCGTACAGGGTGAGTTCCGTCATTGGGAGACAGAGGCTGCTTGCTCGATTGTCTGGTCGACAGTTCGGCTACTTTCGAACATAATTGGGACGGTGTTCCATCGCATTCGATTGAAGAGATATTCAAACATTAGTATAAGATCTTCGACTCGATGCAGATTTTGTTCAACTCGTATGCTAAAGCGTCAGGCTAAAGCGACTTAGAGCGTCTAGAAAGGGTATCGTCGACAGATATTCCCTTGAATCTGTATCGTGTATCTCTAAATTAGCTGGCAGTCTGATGACTGCCCGTCGCTCGCGGCACACTCCATAATACTTAATCCACTATATTTTCAATCGTTGTGTATGTCCTCGACTGAGCGACTACAGCGGTATCTCGCCGACGAACGGGGTGGGTGTGGTGACGAGGAAGTGTCCCAGCGCCTGGCAGAACTCGAAGAGATCGACGCGGCCGCGGGCGGACCTGCGCTGGGCCAGGATGTCGGATTACTATCGGCGCTCGCGAACGAGACCCGGTACAAGATCGTTCGCATCCTTCACGTCGCTGACGAGGAACTGTGCGTCTGTGAATTTGCACCGCTGCTCGACGTCAGCGACAGCGCGATCAGCCACGCGCTGTCCCAGCTCACCGACGCCGGACTCGTCACGCGCCGTAAAGAGGGGAAATGGCGGAAATATCGAGCGACAGCGCGCGCCAACGCCGTCCTCATCGCTCTCGACGGATCGCGGGAGCTATGACCAGTCGACGAGGGCGACCGACGAGCTAGCTCTCACCGCACCGTTGGAACCCGCTTTCGGATTCGCTGTCAGTGTTGGAGCGTGGCTCTCGATGTCCAGATAGGCGACTATTGTGGGCTATATAGGGCGAGATATGCATCATATGAACCCTAAAGCTGGCGGAAGAGAAGGCGTTTCTCATGGATTCGAAATCGACGGCGAAGTTTGGATTCGTGTGCGTCCAGAATGCCGGTCGTAGTCAGATGTCTGCTGCGTTCGCCGAGCGAGAACGCGACCGACGGGGGCTCGGAGACAACATGGAGATCCTTACAGGTGGGACACACCCGGCTGAGCACGTTCACGAGGAAGTCAGTACGGTTATGCAAGAGCGAGATATCGATCTCTCCGACCGAACACCGCGGGAGGTCTCGACTGACGAACTCGAATCGTGCGACACTGTCGCAACGATGGGCTGTTCGACGCTCGAATTGGACGCAGAGGACGTCGACGTTCGGGACTGGGCGTTAGACGATCCCCACGGACAGGATCTCGACGCCGTCCGCGAGATTCGTGACGAGATAGAACGACGCGTCGAGGCGCTATTTGACGAAGTCCATCAAGCCGAACCGTAGCGCAGACGCAACGACATCGCGCACTCGCCCGTTTCCTCTACTCGCTGCGGTCGACGCGAAGAGGTCAACAGGATCGAGATAGCAGAGAGGTAATGTAAGCAATGTGCTCTTGGCAGTAGTCCTCGCTGGCTGCTCGGAGACGACGCCGTCAGAACCGCCGGAGGGGACGCGATGGACCGCGTCAGCTCTCGGGCCGGTGTCGCTCACCCCTCGATGCGGGTTCGTTCGTATCGATACTGCCCATCTCGGGTGTCTCTTCCTCGCCGAAGGCGGTCTGGAGCTTCCCGATCACGACGGTGACGACGTAAATCGCGACCGCGACGAGGACGATAACACCTCCGGCAGTCGCCTCACCGTAGTACGACGCTCCGATGCCGAGAATAACTGCCAGTTCGGCAAGTACGACCGAGATCAGGAGAGATTCGTTGAAACTCCGTGCGACCTGGCTCGCGCCAGCGACGGGGACGACGAGCATCGCCGCGACCAGGATGACGCCCATGATCTGCATCGCGCCGACGACGACCATCGCAGTCAGCATCACCGTGATGCGGTTGTACCAGCTCACCGAGAGACCCGACACCGCAGCGGCCGTCTCGTCGAAGGTGACGTACAGTAGCTGGTTGCGTGTGAGCCCGATCACGCCGATGATGATGCCAAACAGCGCCAGCAGTATCGCCGCACTCTCGTTCGAGACGGTAGAGAGATTGCCGAAGAGGAACTGATTCACGCCGACAGCGAGCCCGCCTGCGTTGATGCTGATCAGTGTCGTTCCCAGCGCGAACCCCGTCGAGAGCACGATCGCCATCGAGACGTCGTTGTAGGCGTCCGTCGCCTCCGAGATGAGCTCGATGAGCAGGGCTGCGATCATCGCAACGACGACGGCCGTCAGATACGGCGATACTCCCAGGTCGATGACGGCGTTCAGGAACAGGCCGATCGCGACGCCAGCGAATCCCGTGTGGGCGAGTGCGTCACCGATGAGCGCGAGCTGGCGGTGGACGAGGAACGTCCCGATCAGCGGTGCCATCACGCCGATACAGAGACCGACCAGGATCGCCCGGTGCATGAAGCCGTACTGGAGGATTTCGAGGCCGGTCTGTCCGGCGAGCCACGACATAATCTCCGACCAGTACGCCAGAAACCAGTACAGCGGCCCGAGCACAGAGTCCAGCAGTCCCGTTTGAAGCGAAAGAGCGAGGGGTATCATCGAGACCCACCCAGCAGGTTCGCCGTGGTGCCGAACGCGCGAGCAAGGGAGTCACTCTCGACGAACTCACTGGCCGGTCCGTCGAAGTAGATCTCCCGGTTGAGACAGACGACGCGTTCGGCGTGTTCGGTGACCGCACCGAGGTCGTGCTCGATGAGCAAGACCGTGATACCGTTGCCGTGCAGCGAATCCAGGAGGTCGTAGAACGCCTCGACGGACTCCATGTCGACGCCGACGGTCGGCTCGTCCAGCACGAGCAGGTCGGCCTCACCGGCGAGCGCACGGGCGATGAATGCCCGCTGGCGCTGGCCGCCCG from Halomicrobium sp. LC1Hm includes:
- a CDS encoding SCO family protein, producing MDRRRYLQSIAAAGTTASVAGCFGVLTESGAEGTVLGPPEQDLSEAAHPSYGDEMPAFTVPDPITGEDISTTDFEGERTILWTSFYTNCPDGVCPALILRLRRAQEVATEGGYGDAAAFLAHTFDPERDTADVLREYARQQGVNLDAGNWHFLRPESYKAGKELLEEQFGLFIEKRPAEDLENLEYQFPHYGLILLVNERGIVERAYPNGASVDVEIVENDFEQVVTG
- a CDS encoding helix-turn-helix domain-containing protein, which codes for MTTGENSQSATLLELFADDYSREILLAADETPKTAKELSRRCDASLATIYRRISTLQEYGLIRVHSTIGSGGEHKQRFETTIETLHVAISDGELELSVETRDELADNFTTLWKNFRENI
- a CDS encoding low molecular weight phosphatase family protein, which codes for MDSKSTAKFGFVCVQNAGRSQMSAAFAERERDRRGLGDNMEILTGGTHPAEHVHEEVSTVMQERDIDLSDRTPREVSTDELESCDTVATMGCSTLELDAEDVDVRDWALDDPHGQDLDAVREIRDEIERRVEALFDEVHQAEP
- a CDS encoding metal ABC transporter permease; translated protein: MIPLALSLQTGLLDSVLGPLYWFLAYWSEIMSWLAGQTGLEILQYGFMHRAILVGLCIGVMAPLIGTFLVHRQLALIGDALAHTGFAGVAIGLFLNAVIDLGVSPYLTAVVVAMIAALLIELISEATDAYNDVSMAIVLSTGFALGTTLISINAGGLAVGVNQFLFGNLSTVSNESAAILLALFGIIIGVIGLTRNQLLYVTFDETAAAVSGLSVSWYNRITVMLTAMVVVGAMQIMGVILVAAMLVVPVAGASQVARSFNESLLISVVLAELAVILGIGASYYGEATAGGVIVLVAVAIYVVTVVIGKLQTAFGEEETPEMGSIDTNEPASRGERHRPES
- a CDS encoding alpha-hydroxy-acid oxidizing protein; amino-acid sequence: MECVAEHDCVIASGGVRTGLDVAKAIALGVLAGRLAKPLLTPATEGAEAVIERVEDLIAELQTAMFITGSRTIEDLQQIEYVLQGKTREYVDQRHL
- a CDS encoding TlpA disulfide reductase family protein codes for the protein MKRRDLLAGLASVGAIGGAGLVGAGTVPDTFNTGSETPEPVEPTTLDTIEAPGSRDGEVTIPPDNQATFVDFFGTWCAPCVEQMPALGEAEDRIGDEVLFLSVTTEDVGGSVSEETVVEWWRENDGDWLVAADVTAELAAKLNVGYYPTAVALDATGRIQWSEKGIHTADEIVSGIKTALNA
- a CDS encoding cytochrome c biogenesis CcdA family protein; this translates as MISEALLTNVSFALTAGVATFFSPCAYPLLPGYVGFSVNSTDTESASVTGSGIRGVAAAFGVLATFALLGGATAWVGHEALSDITIFETLVGGLLIVFGLLVAFDRAPSLSLSLPKRRSSVLGFGLFGAGYALAGAGCVAPVFLAVVARAITLPTEAAILVLGVYAGIVAVLMAATTVATGVGIISNANRVMAHSGWFKRLAGVVMIVAGVGQLYLSLIVY
- a CDS encoding metalloregulator ArsR/SmtB family transcription factor translates to MSSTERLQRYLADERGGCGDEEVSQRLAELEEIDAAAGGPALGQDVGLLSALANETRYKIVRILHVADEELCVCEFAPLLDVSDSAISHALSQLTDAGLVTRRKEGKWRKYRATARANAVLIALDGSREL
- a CDS encoding ABC transporter permease; protein product: MPSTSVMRTEFRRYLRGKTPWIIGLCFVLVSGLPTQPDADVVQVLGDAVVFVDAQVAVAVTVPFAAAALGFRSIIGERENGTARVLIGTQLTRRQFVLGKTLGRSAALAVPIVAGTIVVVGSDIFQYGRFSVPLLVGLLLISLGYVFAWVGVTVGLSAASSSTARAAVIVFGVTLFLGGFWNSLTLPFLWQFVTGSAPSNQMANSAAFEAAKWLSLPSAYYVLTDWLLGGPVGPASAASQVSDALRRTGQATSTGPVIPLWTALIIASAWPAIALSGGTAVFRRNDVAPASGTGILQKLWNLSPSHLLLGRFPSKWIPGQNSVVDSLPGSWQPVARREFRRLVRTPGVWVLGVLVLGAGVLNLSPTTLVQDSLGARVPLAGLQTPIALLGGVGILFGTFRTVTRERDTGSIRVTAGTAASRANTLVGLVLGRASAFAVPVVGAVLGTCLVAIPRYGLVPFDTLAGLLAVTLVFVGCMAGLGVAISTVIRSQSVAGTVILVFTGLHFAWFPISNALYGAVTGTSVDGFAPPNNPIFVFVRWLPPLRLFNVITNSILGVPNSAASAAGVISDLQENVISNIVVVQSAYGSNVPAWYLHPTVAFVELILWCGIPFGVALVLYQYRSVD